From the genome of Vicinamibacterales bacterium:
TGAACCCTCGCCAGTGCTCGACGATCTCGGGAGCGCGCCCGTGGACCTCGAGCCATGTCAGCGCATCCTCGAATGGTCCCCGGTGGAGCAGGGCCCGCTTGGCCCGCGGGGTCGCCTCCATGTCCTGGAGCCTGCGCTGCACGGCGAGCAGCTGGCGCAGCCGGTCGGTGTCGCGGCGGGCGATCGGCAGCTGGCCGATCTTGAAGAGGGGCTCAGGCGGGCCGTCGCGGCGGCGCCGCCGCGCCGACGTCGGCGGAGGCGGCGGCAGATCGTCGTCGCCGTCCTGGCTCTCGTCGGCGTGCGGGCGCCCGCGTGACGGCATCAGGCCGAGCGGCACCACCATCGTGCCCAGCAGGATCGGATTCGACAGCGTCGAGGGCGCGGCGTCGAAGCGCTGGCGATAGGAATCGAGGGCGTCGAGGGCGTCGAGGAAGCCTTCGTCGTGGGCGTGCTGCTGCAGTTCGGGCGTCACGGGCTCGAGGAGCTGGTGCTCGGCCAGCGCGGCGAAGGTCCGCTCCGCATACCCCGACCGGAGCACCTTGTAGTACTCCTCGATGAGCCGCGCCGGCGCCGCCATCGCGAGCCGGTGGCGATGTTCGGCGATGGCGTCGACGACCGGCGGATCGAGGGTGCACTCGAGGCGGGCGGCCAGGACCACCGCACGCAGCATGCGGACCGGATCCTCCTGGAAGCGCTGGTTCGGGTCGCCGATCGATCGGATGACGCGCTGCCGGATGTCGTCGAGCCCGCCGACGTAGTCGATGATCGAGCGGTCCCCGATGTCGTAGAAGAGCGCGTTGATCGTGAAGTCCCGCCTGAACGCGTCTTCCTCCGGCGTGCCGAAGGTGTTGTCGCGGTGAATCAGGAGATTGCGGTCGGTTCCCGCCTCCTGCAGGTCCTCGGGCGCCGCCGCGTCGGCGGCCACCGACTCGGAGTCGGCCACCGGGATGTGCTGCCGGAAGGTCGCCACTTCGATCGCCTTGTCGCCGAACTTGACGTGGGCGAGCCGGAAGCGGCGGCCGATGATCCAGCAGTTCCGGAACAGCTTCTTGATCTGGTACGGGTGCGCCGACGTGCCGATGTCGAAGTCCTTCGGCCGCCGGCCGAGCAGCAGGTCGCGTACGCTTCCGCCGACGAGATACGCGGTGTAGCCGGCCTCGTGGAG
Proteins encoded in this window:
- the pcnB gene encoding polynucleotide adenylyltransferase PcnB, with the protein product MSEPVIVPRADHPISRRSIDPDALKVLTRLHEAGYTAYLVGGSVRDLLLGRRPKDFDIGTSAHPYQIKKLFRNCWIIGRRFRLAHVKFGDKAIEVATFRQHIPVADSESVAADAAAPEDLQEAGTDRNLLIHRDNTFGTPEEDAFRRDFTINALFYDIGDRSIIDYVGGLDDIRQRVIRSIGDPNQRFQEDPVRMLRAVVLAARLECTLDPPVVDAIAEHRHRLAMAAPARLIEEYYKVLRSGYAERTFAALAEHQLLEPVTPELQQHAHDEGFLDALDALDSYRQRFDAAPSTLSNPILLGTMVVPLGLMPSRGRPHADESQDGDDDLPPPPPTSARRRRRDGPPEPLFKIGQLPIARRDTDRLRQLLAVQRRLQDMEATPRAKRALLHRGPFEDALTWLEVHGRAPEIVEHWRGFIEASSLPPEGAGRSHGEGGDDLRRRRRRGGRRRRGGRRFGPPPTE